gaaaaaacttctttGCCAAAAATAACATCTGAAACCTCAAGTGAGAATGAGCCTTTGGAGGGTGTTGAGCACAAAGCATTGCCGCCAAATAATGAAGCTAATACTTCCAAGATTTGTGAACAGCAAATAGAGAGGAATGAGAATGGTCTTTCTCATCATGCTCACTCCAGAGATGTGGGTAACAGTTGCTTAGCAAAGACTGAAACTGACTTGGCCCtctcaaaatataaagaaaatctggTAGAGGAAGATGTGTGTAAGCACAGTGCTGTGCTGCTCGGGGAGGCTGGGTCAGAGGCAGATCCCCAGAAGACACCATCCCACATAGACAGTAGCATCTTTTTAGACGAAGATAGCAATCAGCCAATGCCAGTGAATCGATTCTTTGGAAATGTTGAGCTCATGCAAGTAAGAATAAGTcatttgttctcttttctctttgaaaacaacaAGGTGGGCAGGTAGTGTGTTAGAGTGGAAAGATTGCCAAACATGGAGGCCCCAGAACAAGGTTCACATCCAGCACTGCCACTTTCTGAGAACCCACTCTCTTCATTTCTAAGAATGAAAGGGCTGGATTccggaggtcccttccagctttagatctggCATTCGATGTGGGAACAGTATTCCTAAGTTCTCAGGGTATGGTTAAAGTAGCAAGGATAAGTGAAAGTGGATGAAATGTACTCACTCAACAAGTAACTTCTTGCCTCTGCCAGATACTTCCCTAATACATGGGGTGGACCTCCTGTGGCCAACTTATGGCCGTAGGCAGGAGCTACCAGGGTGGGCTGCATGGGTGGGTTGGGATtggcatcattggagggaacttCCGAATCCATAGATgtttatgtgccaggaactgtgctaaccAGTATTGACATAGAGACAAAAGATGATCAGCACTGTCTATTGGAGGGACACAAAGTAATTGGGGGGTAGAAGGGTGTACGGGAAGCAGGAGGTCAGTAGACTTTATGGAGGAGACAGTGTTTGATAGGGATCCTAAGAAGTCAGAGCAAGGAGGGAATGTGAAATTCTAGGTGGAATGTCATGGTGggaacaaggaggccagtttggttggaaatCATAGCTTTCGTTAACAAACTCCATATCTTATTCTTTTCCCCAAGGACCTTCCTCCAGTTTCTCCACCTTGTCCTTCAATGAGCAGACGGGAATTCAGAAAAATGCACTTCAGAgccaaagatgatgatgatgatgatgcagaaatgtagatatttaataaaacactataaaattatatctattttttatACAATAAGGACAGTTACCAGTGTCATGCTATTACAGATGATTCTAGTTGCCACATGTCAGTATCAATATAAAATCTGTTCCCATGGGAACTTTCCAGCTTGAGAAGTAAGCTACTCCTAGTTGATAAGTTTGTAAAGCCACTGTGGGAAACTCATTGAAGTGGACTTGGAGATTGTAAagctcctattttttcttttgggggatgATTGAGCAGAAAATTTTGCATTGCTTCGTTCTTAACCATGGCAGCTCCAACTACTTGAGATGACTATACCTTCTAGTGAAGTAggtatattattttttataataaattatgcTTTGAGTAAGCCCAGAGGGGCTAAGAAAGGGTGGCacctttataaatataaaatggcatctaaaatttgtttttacaatgtgtAAGCAAGCATCTGTTCTACTACCAGTCCTGGTTATTTGATGATTCCAACAAGTTACCTGATAAATTCACCTGTGAGTGAATTTTGTACTTTTGTTGTTTCCATATACATATGGACTAGTGGTTACTAGAGATGTTTTAAGTTAAGTTTTGCAAAGGCAGTCTTTAACACTAGAaaagtttgtgggtttttttacaGTCATAAGAACCTTTAATTTTGTCCCTAAGTGAACAGTATTATTCCTTCCAGAAATATCTGACCCGTTAATGGAGAGAGCAATTACTTGACTAAAGACCAAGCACTTAATTCTTTCTCCTAGGGGTTTAACTAGTGTTAAGGCTCCAGCACCCATTAAACAGCCTCAAACAAGGAGACTGGAATAAAAGTAGGGCTCCACTTAAAAGGAAATCACCCCATTTTTTCCAATATTGaagggattttttccccctttctatccAATATATCTTTGTGTAAGTGGTTACgagtaaaaaaaatagtaaataatgtTGAATATATTCTAATTACTTCCCCGCCTTCATTTGTAGAGTAGTTTGATAGCaaattaaaatgaagagaaattttTCAACTTCATTTCATATGCAGTTCAAAATATTTGCCCTAGTTGacttattttttcccccagcagtcagtttttttttttaatttgatcatTTTCCCATTAGGAGATATGACCTTCACTTACTCCAAATAATTCTATGATTTATTGGTCAGTGAACTACAATACATTTAATAACATGGACATGTTGCTTATAATCCATTCATATTATGAAAGcttgggaaaataatttacagTTTGAGATTACTGCATGAACTTGACTATTAATCATAACACCTCTCACTGGTGGTAATTGAGTTGCCTCAAAATTTTAGAACTTTGTGTTTGCTCTATTAGTTTCTGTgtacttttgttttaaaattaaatcagaaTGTTACTGACCAATACTGCTCATTATTACTGCTGTGTTCCAATAAAAAAAGTTATATTGAAAAAATTGTGTATTCATGGTGCCCCTGTTCATTTGCAATTTTTAACTTCAACTGGTAACATCATTATCCATCATGTTGGTCCATAGCCACTTTCAAAAACTTGGTGggggtttttttcccatttgaaatCTAACCGAGTTAATTTGTTCTCACACATGAATCCAGTGCTTTTCCACCCAAGTTTACTTGGGAATGTTTTAAATTCTTCAGACACAGTACTGCATTGCCTTGGCTTAAGTGCTCCAAGTTGCTAAGACACTTGACTAGGCTTAAGATGGGGGCTTTAGGCAGAATCATTTATAGCCACTCCCCACCTTTGAGCTTCTAGGGCAACGACTATTTAGATATGGTGTGTAAAGTATACCTGTGCTCCATAGAGGATATAAAATACAGTTTGTGCCCCACAAGGACAAACTGGTTGGGGAAATCAAGACGTGAAAGATAATACATAGTGGCACTGGAAAGGTGCACAAGGGCCCAGGGAGGGAGCAGCCCAGGTAAATACTACAAGGTCAAAGGGTGGGTGCAAGGGTGGCCAGACCAGACTTCATGGAGTACTTGAGAAGGGGGAAGATCAGGGAGGTAGCAAGGACAAGGTGCACAAAAACAGTTGTATATTTAGGAATAAAACCTCCACGTGATCCAATAACTTCACAAAGGAAATTTCCTAAAAATGTTTATAATCTGAGCAGTTCTAAATTGGCCAATTCAGAATTATTCTGGAACGAGGCTACATCAAGTGAATGTATGATGTTCCCAGGCTTTAATAAGgtacaaaataaaaacttctttttgagacattttctttattaaaaaaaatatattaaccaAAGTATAAAAACGTATTACCAAAAAAAACCGCCTTTGTTGAATACTCCTGTGGCAATTATAGGACATTTATGAGCATTTCAACTGCTGCTTTCATTCCACTATCAAGAACTGATGAGGAGGCTTGAGTTACCAAATGCAGATAAAATTTCTTGAGAACAGCGTTAGATGACAAAACTGCCAAAGGGCTCGGGCTGTCAGAGCATGCCCAACTAGTTCGTACATTAACTAAACCTCTGGTTTTTTCCTTGAAGGTATCTTTGGTGGAATAATGCCATCGAGAGTGTTTCATCTTAAAATGTCACCATCAGACAGGGGTCAAACTTTAACCTGTCTTCCCCCATCACTGAGGGTAGCATTCTTGTCGCTTCATCAGTCTGCCTCCCCCAGATTTGGAGTCCGTGAACCTATATGAGaagcccagctctgccacatatGTTTTCCCTATTAGAAGTATGCCCCTTGTGAGTGTGGATTGTCTCATTCCTCATATTTGTAGCTCCAGCACCTAACATGGTGCTTGGCCACACAGTAAATATTTCGTACTTTATTGGttcatcttgggcaaatcactttcccgtttgtaaaatgaggggatggaatCTCATCAACATTCCTTGATCCTGTTTGCTGAACTTGTTAGTCCAATGTTCAGGCTGGACACGACAGAACATCAATTGGCAAGTTTTCATGCCTTCGTTGAATTCTAATTCATGTCGATTTTGCTATAAGTTGAAGTTTcaattgtttcccttttcatttttcacattttccaGATTCCCCATTGCCACAGATATttaagtcacagaatttcagagctggaagggtggGTGGTGATCTTGGTGGCCATTGGCCTGAAACGTGAGCCTCTGGTCTTGAAGACCTCAAAAGAGTGAAGCAGCACTACCAAGAACAGTAGTGTAGTAGTGTGCCCATTCTGCTTTGGCATAGTTCTTGTCATAAGGAAGCTTTTCCCTGACATCATCCCTGAATTTGGTTCTTCGGCACTTAAATCCATTGCCCCTAGTTCTACCCACTGGAGTCAAACAAGAACACGTCTGATCCATCCTCCATAGGACAGTATTTCAAGTACTTAAAGACTGATATGCCCCCTGAATTGTCTTCTCCGAGCTAAACCTCGCCATTTCTGTAAACAGACCGTCACATGGCATGGACCTTCAGAGGGTCTTCAGGATTCTGGTTAACCCCCTTCTAGATCCTCCATAGCTTATCAATGCCCCTCCTAAACTGTGCTGCCCAAAACTAAACACAAAATATCCTTCCCTGTCCTCAGGGGGCTTaactctaataggggagacaacatacatttATCAAACCAGACAAGACAAATACAGGCTAGATGGAAGGTAACATGGGGGTGACTAGCAATGGGAGGACCAGAAAAGGCCACTGTGGGGAGGTGCCCCTTGAGCTGGGTAGAAGGCAGAGATTCAGAAAGTCAGAAGTcaagatggagagcattccaggcatagagaagAGCCAGCCCAATGCAGAGAAATGAATGATGTAATGTTGTCAAGCAGACGGCAATGGCTGGACTGTAGGGTGTGTGGAGAGAAGAATGTGAAATGATTGGAATAGAGCCAAGTTGTCAAGAGCATTCAATGCGAAAAGACTTTCTATTACTAAaaataatagggaaccactgcagTTATCGAGGTGGGGTGAGACCTATGGTGAGACCTATGCATGGTTTAGGGAAATCACTGCGTAAAGGGTAGAtcagagtggggaaagacttgaggtagggaaaaCAACTGAGAAGGCTGTATTATAGCACAGGTGAGAGGTAATGGGAGGGCCTCaattagggtggtggctgtgtgcgTGGGAAGAGAGGTATAGGAGAGACATAGGTAAattacaagatttagcaactaatGGAGTATGTGGGGTGAGTAAGGAGGTGAAGATGACACTAAGGCTTGAACCTAAATGACTAGGAGGGTGGTGGGGCCCTTAGTAGTAATGGGTAAGGGTAGGGTGAAGCCAAGATGTCAAAGTAACAGGAAGCAGTGAACTTCCTCCCTGCCCTGCCAACACTGGGAATGGGGTCTGGCCAAGAGCATGGAGGGTTTTAG
This Trichosurus vulpecula isolate mTriVul1 chromosome 2, mTriVul1.pri, whole genome shotgun sequence DNA region includes the following protein-coding sequences:
- the C2H1orf174 gene encoding UPF0688 protein C1orf174 homolog, whose protein sequence is MRSRKLADGVRSSARLRSKNCPATRAASAQEVDVSKSTKTVCLASSHKATERRTSKTLKYEKDGFIKSELQELTTKKEKTSLPKITSETSSENEPLEGVEHKALPPNNEANTSKICEQQIERNENGLSHHAHSRDVGNSCLAKTETDLALSKYKENLVEEDVCKHSAVLLGEAGSEADPQKTPSHIDSSIFLDEDSNQPMPVNRFFGNVELMQDLPPVSPPCPSMSRREFRKMHFRAKDDDDDDAEM